The following coding sequences lie in one Bacillus sp. FJAT-45350 genomic window:
- a CDS encoding recombinase family protein, translating into MSNVKVFGYIRVSSKDQNEARQLQKMIAKGIDERDIFMDKASGANFDRIQYQALRERIREGDLIYIDALDRLGRSYDDVIAEWKHITRTLKADIIILENETLFDSRNFRDMGDMGKLMEDQFLSLLAYVADQERKKIRQRQAEGIAVAKAQGKHLGRPKFNLDSLNKEQYKTLEENYIIWKEKKLSGVRFMELLGLKKNTFYKIVKEYEYRA; encoded by the coding sequence ATGTCCAACGTAAAAGTATTTGGTTATATTCGAGTTTCAAGTAAAGATCAAAATGAAGCACGGCAGTTGCAAAAAATGATTGCTAAAGGAATTGACGAGCGAGACATTTTTATGGATAAGGCTAGTGGTGCTAATTTTGATCGAATTCAGTATCAAGCGTTGCGGGAAAGAATTCGTGAAGGAGATTTAATCTATATAGATGCACTTGATCGATTAGGTAGGTCATATGACGATGTTATTGCAGAATGGAAGCATATTACTCGCACGTTAAAAGCAGACATTATCATTCTCGAAAATGAAACATTGTTTGATAGTCGTAATTTTAGAGACATGGGAGACATGGGGAAGCTAATGGAGGATCAATTCTTATCGCTCCTTGCCTATGTAGCGGACCAAGAACGAAAAAAGATTCGTCAGCGCCAGGCAGAAGGAATTGCTGTAGCCAAAGCTCAAGGCAAACATTTAGGGAGACCTAAGTTTAATTTAGATAGTTTAAATAAAGAACAATATAAGACTCTAGAAGAGAACTATATAATATGGAAGGAAAAGAAATTATCTGGCGTTCGTTTCATGGAATTGCTTGGGTTAAAGAAGAATACGTTTTATAAGATTGTGAAGGAGTATGAGTATAGGGCTTAA
- a CDS encoding aspartyl-phosphate phosphatase Spo0E family protein has translation MDNKEELEAIIEKKREEMIQVGITKGLTHSTTIKCSQELDQLLNIRRSLYTTNKNIQAYYKLVV, from the coding sequence ATGGATAATAAGGAAGAGTTAGAGGCAATCATAGAAAAAAAGAGAGAAGAAATGATTCAAGTAGGTATTACAAAGGGGCTTACACATAGCACTACTATTAAATGTAGCCAAGAATTAGACCAGTTATTAAACATTAGGCGGAGCTTATATACTACTAATAAAAATATACAAGCTTATTATAAATTAGTAGTTTAA
- a CDS encoding methyl-accepting chemotaxis protein, with the protein MVRNMKKLISSVEHSVTEVSQASENLSAISEETTASSEEVGRAIAEIARGANQQASDIELANKKSFTLSSQIEKVSEQNEQMNVLSKKVDESSQKGVAQAEILKVKTNETSEVIQSVNTDISNLVSKIKEIETIIGSINEISEQTNLLALNASIEAARAGEHGKGFAVVASEVRKLAEQSSVATEKVKQTILGIQEETTNVLDTMDKSNKSSKEQIQVALDTENVFKSINNNLQDILQSIKTSNDDIHAMNGSKDDVIGTLQNVSAVAEESAASTEQITASTEEQVRAIQSMAKSAENLNESSEKLREMIKGFKI; encoded by the coding sequence ATGGTAAGGAATATGAAAAAGCTTATTTCTTCTGTAGAACACTCTGTGACAGAAGTCTCACAAGCATCGGAGAATTTAAGCGCTATTTCAGAAGAAACAACAGCTTCTAGCGAAGAAGTAGGAAGGGCCATCGCAGAAATTGCTAGGGGCGCAAATCAACAAGCATCTGATATTGAATTAGCAAATAAAAAGTCATTTACTTTATCTTCACAAATAGAGAAAGTTAGTGAACAAAATGAACAAATGAATGTCTTATCAAAAAAAGTGGACGAATCTAGTCAAAAAGGTGTAGCTCAAGCTGAAATCTTGAAAGTAAAAACAAATGAAACAAGCGAAGTTATTCAATCGGTAAATACGGACATTTCAAATTTAGTTAGTAAAATTAAAGAGATCGAGACAATAATCGGTAGTATAAATGAAATTTCCGAACAAACCAATTTACTAGCGTTAAACGCATCAATTGAGGCAGCTAGAGCTGGAGAACATGGAAAAGGGTTCGCGGTAGTGGCATCTGAAGTTCGGAAGTTGGCTGAACAATCTTCGGTAGCTACAGAAAAAGTGAAGCAAACCATTTTAGGTATTCAAGAAGAAACTACTAATGTGCTGGACACAATGGACAAGTCGAATAAAAGTTCAAAGGAACAAATTCAGGTAGCTCTAGATACCGAGAACGTATTTAAATCAATTAATAATAATTTACAAGATATTTTACAATCAATTAAAACGAGTAATGATGATATTCATGCAATGAATGGTTCGAAAGATGATGTGATTGGAACCCTCCAAAATGTTAGTGCTGTTGCTGAAGAGTCGGCCGCTTCAACCGAACAAATTACAGCATCGACTGAAGAACAGGTTAGAGCGATTCAATCGATGGCAAAGTCAGCTGAAAACTTAAATGAATCTAGTGAAAAACTTAGAGAAATGATAAAAGGATTTAAAATATAA
- a CDS encoding methyl-accepting chemotaxis protein — protein MNLWNNLKIRWKVLLAFFLVCIIFITGGITIYLQLDIVTDEVENLERRSDRAVIITDIGALTRSKYILVSDFVRNGTYDENFYTIQDEKLTGFLNSISTRMHTDQQQELFQSIVSGNDKFDELAIEIFNGDEEAQQTLISELDVIRHEMVLDTLELVDIVKEQAHYAADMALSSVDKAKNVFFISFVISLVVGCIIFILLSNQISRNLKKAVDVAQSVSQGNLDIEKIHTKSKDEIGELSTAMNYMLDQLRELIQHISHTSEQLAASSEQLSASSEENSKVSETISESIQVVATGTETQSHYTQEVENTAQEMATGMHQISQSMQSVNESALTTSQSAVEGKEVINQTIQQMNQINTQTRNTSEVIKQLGGKSEEIGNIISLITSIAEQTNLLALNATIEAARAGEHGKGFAVVANEVRKLAEQSTDSSGKIGRLVKDIQTDIQQSVEHMTHGRLQVEEGLNYVNQAGTSFSTISDSVRHITGQVQDVSASLQQITSGSEAMLENIRETANIAKESANHAQNVAASTEESNASMEEVTASAESLAKMAEELQETVRVFKL, from the coding sequence ATGAATCTATGGAACAATTTAAAAATTAGGTGGAAAGTGCTACTTGCTTTCTTTTTAGTTTGTATCATTTTTATAACTGGTGGGATTACTATTTATCTTCAGTTAGATATTGTAACAGATGAGGTAGAAAATTTAGAAAGAAGAAGTGACAGGGCAGTAATAATAACGGATATTGGAGCATTAACACGCTCTAAATATATTCTAGTAAGTGATTTTGTTAGAAACGGTACATATGATGAGAACTTCTATACTATTCAGGATGAAAAATTAACTGGATTTCTGAACTCTATCTCTACTAGAATGCACACTGATCAACAACAAGAACTTTTTCAATCTATTGTGAGTGGAAATGATAAGTTTGATGAACTTGCTATAGAAATATTTAATGGGGATGAAGAAGCTCAGCAGACGCTTATTTCTGAATTGGATGTAATCCGTCACGAAATGGTTTTGGATACACTTGAACTTGTAGATATAGTCAAAGAGCAGGCTCATTATGCGGCTGACATGGCATTAAGCAGTGTCGATAAAGCGAAAAATGTATTTTTTATTAGTTTTGTTATATCGTTGGTAGTTGGTTGCATTATTTTTATTTTACTTAGTAATCAAATTAGCCGAAACTTAAAAAAAGCTGTCGATGTTGCCCAATCAGTTAGTCAAGGTAATCTTGATATTGAAAAGATACATACTAAGTCAAAAGATGAAATTGGCGAACTGAGCACAGCGATGAATTATATGCTCGACCAATTACGTGAATTAATACAACATATTAGTCATACTTCTGAACAACTTGCTGCAAGCTCTGAGCAATTAAGTGCAAGTTCAGAAGAAAATAGCAAAGTCTCAGAAACAATTAGTGAATCTATTCAGGTAGTGGCTACTGGTACTGAAACACAATCGCACTATACGCAAGAAGTGGAGAATACAGCACAGGAAATGGCGACAGGTATGCATCAAATTTCTCAAAGTATGCAATCGGTTAATGAATCTGCCCTGACTACTTCACAAAGCGCAGTTGAAGGAAAAGAAGTAATTAATCAAACAATTCAACAAATGAACCAAATTAATACTCAAACTAGGAATACTTCAGAGGTAATAAAGCAATTAGGTGGAAAATCCGAAGAGATTGGTAATATTATTTCATTGATTACGAGTATTGCTGAACAAACAAATTTGTTAGCGCTAAATGCGACGATAGAAGCTGCTCGTGCTGGTGAACATGGCAAGGGATTTGCTGTTGTAGCAAATGAAGTTCGTAAATTGGCTGAACAATCAACTGATTCATCCGGTAAAATTGGAAGGTTAGTGAAGGATATTCAAACTGATATTCAGCAATCAGTGGAACATATGACTCATGGCAGACTACAAGTAGAAGAAGGGTTAAACTATGTAAATCAAGCAGGTACGTCCTTTAGCACCATTTCTGATTCAGTTCGACATATTACAGGTCAGGTACAAGACGTATCGGCTTCTCTCCAGCAAATTACTTCTGGTTCAGAAGCTATGTTAGAAAACATTAGAGAAACCGCAAACATTGCAAAAGAATCGGCTAATCATGCACAGAATGTAGCAGCATCAACCGAAGAAAGTAATGCTTCTATGGAAGAAGTGACAGCATCAGCAGAATCCCTAGCTAAAATGGCTGAGGAGTTACAAGAGACTGTTCGTGTATTTAAATTGTAG
- a CDS encoding methyl-accepting chemotaxis protein: MVRNMKKLISSVEHSVTEVSQASENLSAISEETTASSEEVGRAIAEIARGANQQASDIELANKKSFTLSSQIEKVSEQNEQMNVLSKKVDESSQKGVAQAEILKVKTNETSEVIQSVNTDISNLVSKIKEIETIIGSINEISEQTNLLALNASIEAARAGEHGKGFAVVASEVRKLAEQSS; encoded by the coding sequence ATGGTAAGGAATATGAAAAAGCTTATTTCTTCTGTAGAACACTCTGTGACAGAAGTCTCACAAGCATCGGAGAATTTAAGCGCTATTTCAGAAGAAACAACAGCTTCTAGCGAAGAAGTAGGAAGGGCCATCGCAGAAATTGCTAGGGGCGCAAATCAACAAGCATCTGATATTGAATTAGCAAATAAAAAGTCATTTACTTTATCTTCACAAATAGAGAAAGTTAGTGAACAAAATGAACAAATGAATGTCTTATCAAAAAAAGTGGACGAATCTAGTCAAAAAGGTGTAGCTCAAGCTGAAATCTTGAAAGTAAAAACAAATGAAACAAGCGAAGTTATTCAATCGGTAAATACGGACATTTCAAATTTAGTTAGTAAAATTAAAGAGATCGAGACAATAATCGGTAGTATAAATGAAATTTCCGAACAAACCAATTTACTAGCGTTAAACGCATCAATTGAGGCAGCTAGAGCTGGAGAACATGGAAAAGGGTTCGCGGTAGTGGCATCTGAAGTTCGGAAGTTGGCTGAACAATCTTCG
- a CDS encoding Fic family protein has product TEKYRQGPVYLMDEDVTKTEPIYVAPDANYVQPMMDDLFTFIHSDEVFINPLLKASIIHFYLVYIHPFYDGNGRVARAFSYMYLLKNGYDFYKFFSISTVVNQKKKKYYKAIKDTEDYESDLTYFLLAYSKMTLLSMSDMIEKLTKEVDHEVLLKQLDSDEIILSPRQKKFLKYMKRKETNITTIEEYKKRSKVVYETARRDLMELSELGIFKKVKKGKKHIFKYVGLKGYSE; this is encoded by the coding sequence ACGGAAAAATACCGTCAAGGTCCTGTGTATTTAATGGATGAAGATGTAACAAAAACTGAACCAATTTATGTAGCGCCAGATGCTAATTATGTACAGCCGATGATGGATGATTTATTTACATTCATACATTCAGATGAAGTATTTATCAATCCACTTTTGAAGGCGTCTATTATTCACTTTTACCTTGTGTATATCCATCCGTTTTATGATGGAAATGGTAGAGTCGCAAGGGCATTTTCCTATATGTATTTACTGAAAAATGGCTATGATTTCTATAAGTTCTTCTCTATCTCAACAGTCGTAAATCAAAAAAAGAAGAAGTATTATAAAGCAATAAAAGATACGGAAGATTACGAAAGTGACTTAACTTACTTTCTACTAGCCTATTCTAAGATGACTTTACTATCAATGAGTGACATGATAGAGAAGCTAACCAAAGAAGTTGATCATGAAGTCCTCTTAAAGCAATTAGACAGTGACGAGATTATTTTATCGCCAAGGCAAAAGAAGTTCTTGAAATATATGAAAAGAAAAGAAACTAACATTACGACAATTGAAGAATACAAAAAAAGATCAAAGGTTGTCTATGAAACAGCAAGAAGAGATTTAATGGAACTATCGGAGCTCGGTATTTTTAAAAAAGTGAAAAAAGGTAAAAAGCATATTTTTAAATATGTAGGCTTAAAAGGATATTCTGAATAA